Proteins encoded by one window of Leopardus geoffroyi isolate Oge1 chromosome X, O.geoffroyi_Oge1_pat1.0, whole genome shotgun sequence:
- the LOC123594644 gene encoding uncharacterized protein LOC123594644 isoform X2, with amino-acid sequence MQPAGPPKLRTPAAPLYPILPDSQDLLSLDPPPYHPPPLAPQALPAAAAPPVAPLVAPLGEPGGREAAAAPEPGGREAAAAPSPIENEANRGGPAGGTRGRTQREPNPRLPDSTVALPLWEIGPPDETGNPRLQYWPFSTSDLYNWKTQNARFSDNPKDLIALLDSVMFTHQPTWDDCQQLLRILFTTEERERIQLEARKLVPGDDALQRVHEDVWPKLKELYETGPPPIPHQFRPGDWVLVKRHRQGTLEPRWKGLFQVILTMPTAIKVDGIATWIHFAHAKPVDPFSDLIGPSKTTWTVDQTKDNPLKLTLRRRRTEP; translated from the exons ATGCAGCCTGCAGGTCCCCCAAAATTAAGGACGCCAGCCGCGCCCTTGTATCCCATATTGCCCGATAGTCAGGACCTACTATCCCTAGACCCTCCACCCTATCATCCCCCTCCCCTggcaccccaggccctgcccgcGGCAGCTGCCCCACCAGTCGCCCCGCTAGTTGCCCCCCTAGGGGAACCGGGAGGACGGGAAGCGGCAGCTGCGCCGGAACCAGGAGGACGGGAGGCAGCAGCTGCGCCGAGCCCCATTGAAAATGAAGCCAACCGCGGGGGGCCAGCCGGCGGAACCCGCGGGCGCACCCAGCGTGAGCCAAACCCTCGCCTCCCCGACTCCACTGTGGCCCTACCCCTGTGGGAAATAGGACCCCCCGATGAAACAGGCAACCCCCGACTCCAGTATTGGCCCTTTTCCACTAGTGACCTTTACAACTGGAAAACGCAGAACGCTCGATTCTCTGATAACCCTAAAGATCTAATAGCTCTTTTAGACAGTGTCATGTTCACCCACCAGCCCACCTGGGATGactgtcagcagctcctccgcaTCCTGTTCACCACAGAGGAGCGAGAGAGGATCCAATtagaagcaagaaagctggttcccgGAGACGACG CCTTGCAGAGGGTCCATGAAGATGTATGGCCCAAATTAAAGGAACTCTATGAGACTGGACCCCCGCCTATTCCACATCAATTCCGGCCAGGGGATTGGGTCCTTGTCAAACGTCATCGGCAGGGAACTCTGGAGCCCAGGTGGAAAGGACTCTTCCAGGTCATCCTGACAATGCCTACTGCCATCAAAGTAGACGGAATCGCCACCTGGATCCATTTCGCCCACGCCAAACCAGTGGACCCGTTCTCAGACCTCATCGGACCTTCAAAGACAACCTGGACTGTTGATCAGACTAAGGacaatcctttaaaattgacCCTACGCCGCCGACGGACTGAGCCGTAA
- the LOC123594644 gene encoding uncharacterized protein LOC123594644 isoform X1, giving the protein MQPAGPPKLRTPAAPLYPILPDSQDLLSLDPPPYHPPPLAPQALPAAAAPPVAPLVAPLGEPGGREAAAAPEPGGREAAAAPSPIENEANRGGPAGGTRGRTQREPNPRLPDSTVALPLWEIGPPDETGNPRLQYWPFSTSDLYNWKTQNARFSDNPKDLIALLDSVMFTHQPTWDDCQQLLRILFTTEERERIQLEARKLVPGDDGRPTSNPDLINAAFPLTRPPQDEWDYNTAEALQRVHEDVWPKLKELYETGPPPIPHQFRPGDWVLVKRHRQGTLEPRWKGLFQVILTMPTAIKVDGIATWIHFAHAKPVDPFSDLIGPSKTTWTVDQTKDNPLKLTLRRRRTEP; this is encoded by the exons ATGCAGCCTGCAGGTCCCCCAAAATTAAGGACGCCAGCCGCGCCCTTGTATCCCATATTGCCCGATAGTCAGGACCTACTATCCCTAGACCCTCCACCCTATCATCCCCCTCCCCTggcaccccaggccctgcccgcGGCAGCTGCCCCACCAGTCGCCCCGCTAGTTGCCCCCCTAGGGGAACCGGGAGGACGGGAAGCGGCAGCTGCGCCGGAACCAGGAGGACGGGAGGCAGCAGCTGCGCCGAGCCCCATTGAAAATGAAGCCAACCGCGGGGGGCCAGCCGGCGGAACCCGCGGGCGCACCCAGCGTGAGCCAAACCCTCGCCTCCCCGACTCCACTGTGGCCCTACCCCTGTGGGAAATAGGACCCCCCGATGAAACAGGCAACCCCCGACTCCAGTATTGGCCCTTTTCCACTAGTGACCTTTACAACTGGAAAACGCAGAACGCTCGATTCTCTGATAACCCTAAAGATCTAATAGCTCTTTTAGACAGTGTCATGTTCACCCACCAGCCCACCTGGGATGactgtcagcagctcctccgcaTCCTGTTCACCACAGAGGAGCGAGAGAGGATCCAATtagaagcaagaaagctggttcccgGAGACGACGGTCGGCCGACATCTAACCCTGACCTCATTAATGCGGCTTTCCCCCTAACCAGACCTCCACAGGACGaatgggactacaacacggcagaag CCTTGCAGAGGGTCCATGAAGATGTATGGCCCAAATTAAAGGAACTCTATGAGACTGGACCCCCGCCTATTCCACATCAATTCCGGCCAGGGGATTGGGTCCTTGTCAAACGTCATCGGCAGGGAACTCTGGAGCCCAGGTGGAAAGGACTCTTCCAGGTCATCCTGACAATGCCTACTGCCATCAAAGTAGACGGAATCGCCACCTGGATCCATTTCGCCCACGCCAAACCAGTGGACCCGTTCTCAGACCTCATCGGACCTTCAAAGACAACCTGGACTGTTGATCAGACTAAGGacaatcctttaaaattgacCCTACGCCGCCGACGGACTGAGCCGTAA